The region TTATACCAGACATGATATTATAGGGTCACTCTGGTCTAGTATATCTGACAGACAGTCAAGTCAAAGCTTTTATATAATGTTAGATTAGAagcttttctttatttccgTCCATTTTCACCACTCCAGTCCCTTCACCTCGAAGGCAATTTCCTACTATATCTTCCGGTCTTTCCTTGGTTGACAATTATACTAGTGCGCAACGAACCTGGCTGACAGGGACACGACAGGGAGACGAGATGAGATACCGAAACGATCAAAGAAATGGGATGCCTGAGCGGGGCAGCAACAGAGATGTCCAAACCTCTTGAGAGACGCTGACAGACATCTCGAGGATGCAGCCTGACCGGTGATAGCGGATTTTGCGACGGGCTTACGGCTACCAGACATATAAAGCAGCACACCCCCGAAGATGCCGACAAGGCCGTCCTCAGCATCAAGAGTGGTCTCAACCCCGAAACGCACAAACTCGACGCCTCGCCCGAGAACGCCCGGCGGATACTGGACGCCTGCATCGCGCAGCTCAAGGGCCGCAAGAAGATCGACATGTTCGAGTTCTGGCGTCATCGACAAGGAGTACGTCCAGACCGGCAAGATCGGAGGGATTGTCCTGTCTGAGGTGCGCGCCGAAACCATCCACGAGGCTGTCAAGTATACCAAGATTATGGGTGTCGAAGTGGAGCTTTCCATATTCACGCCTGATATCTTGGATAATGGCGTC is a window of Aspergillus puulaauensis MK2 DNA, chromosome 4, nearly complete sequence DNA encoding:
- the PLR1_4 gene encoding pyridoxine 4-dehydrogenase (COG:C;~EggNog:ENOG410PHVT) — translated: MPTRPSSASRVVSTPKRTNSTPRPRTPGGYWTPASRSSRAARRSTCSSSGVIDKEYVQTGKIGGIVLSEVRAETIHEAVKYTKIMGVEVELSIFTPDILDNGVAAACA